One stretch of Oncorhynchus clarkii lewisi isolate Uvic-CL-2024 chromosome 3, UVic_Ocla_1.0, whole genome shotgun sequence DNA includes these proteins:
- the LOC139385477 gene encoding B-cell receptor CD22-like, whose product MCHWNTGGFWRDTHAVSPVPSIPNRVPALVGSCVVIPCSFTPSASHSALGRQGRVVGVRLRYKTSHISILQRTAFSTEDKSTVSREFLGRTSLQGNTDDGDCSVMIDRVHLADSNVYELALKGHGQNDWGNARRVNIVASESPELPVISGVGAATEGQMVSLNCSISYSCPSQAPTLQWRWGRGVQEKSSEYGELQVLQPQGQGPTLRTSLTFIASYRIKPRMRCEAVYPGGRRVHTVKVLHVTFPPKDITVQAHTLTVQEGLSVLLACSCRADPPVTEYRWSYTQHGLTVDLHQRTHMVRVYNVTRDMRVRCTAQNLIGRAESKSTSLNIQYKPVILQLSSYCVVKGLEVLCRCSVDSNPRPGVTWSVNGSVPPYSYNTSVGSENGTLTAMLRGHMDTPLRIVCFAINALGNDSHTLLQAEDGSLLWKVIPAVCISLATFLLSLLLLFCCRKSSGKRVLTCRPPVYPGDMGIYQDRMPLYINCTEVNNIYTNGSYQLVYQNCTPLFVRTKQPDPVLKRIDGY is encoded by the exons atgtgccattggaacacaggag GCTTCTGGAGGGACACCCATGCTGTGTCCCCCGTGCCCTCCATTCCAAACCGTGTCCCTGCCTTGGTAGGCTCCTGCGTGGTCATCCCCTGCTCCTTCACTCCTTCAGCCTCTCATTCCGCCCTGGGCAGGCAGGGGAGAGTGGTCGGCGTGAGGTTGCGCTACAAGACTAGTCACATTTCCATCCTGCAGCGTACAGCTTTCAGTACGGAGGACAAATCCACAGTCAGCAGGGAGTTCCTGGGCCGGACATCCCTACAGGGAAACACGGACGATGGAGACTGCTCTGTAATGATTGACAGGGTCCATCTGGCTGACTCCAATGTTTATGAGCTGGCGTTGAAGGGCCATGGACAGAATGACTGGGGGAATGCGAGGAGGGTCAACATCGTTGCGTCAG AGTCCCCAGAGCTCCCAGTGATCAGCGGTGTGGGGGCAGCAACAGAAGGACAGATGGTGTCACTAAACTGCAGCATCAGTTACTCATGTCCCTCCCAGGCCCCCACCCTCCAGTGGCGGTGGGGGAGAGGAGTTCAGGAGAAAAGCAGCGAGTACGGGGAGCTGCAGGTACTCCAGCCCCAGGGCCAGGGGCCTACATTACGGACCTCTCTCACCTTTATCGCATCGTATCGCATCAAACCCAGAATGAGGTGTGAGGCAGTATATCCAGGAGGAAGAAGAGTACACACCGTAAAGGTGCTCCATGTGACAT TCCCTCCAAAAGATATCACAGTCCAGGCCCATACCTTGACTGTCCAGGAGGGGTTGAGCGTGTTACTGGCCTGCTCCTGTCGAGCTGACCCGCCTGTGACAGAGTACAGGTGGTCATACACCCAACATGGGCTAACTGTAGACCTTCACCAGCGCACACACATGGTCCGAGTGTACAACGTGACCCGAGACATGAGGGTCCGCTGCACAGCCCAGAACCTAATTGGACGGGCAGAGTCCAAATCGACTTCCTTAAACATTCAAT ACAAGCCTGTCATCCTCCAACTCTCCTCCTACTGTGTTGTGAAGGGGTTGGAGGTTCTGTGTCGCTGTTCTGTGGACTCCAACCCCCGGCCAGGCGTAACCTGGAGTGTCAACGGTAGTGTTCCACCATACAGTTACAACACATCAGTAGGCTCAGAGAACGGTACACTAACAGCCATGCTGAGGGGCCACATGGACACTCCACTGAGGATAGTCTGCTTCGCCATTAATGCACTGGGCAACGACTCCCACACACTGCTTCAGGCAGAGGACG GTTCTCTGCTGTGGAAAGTGATACCTGCAGTATGCATCTCTTTGGccaccttcctcctctctctacttctcctgtTCTGCTGTCGAAAGAGTTCAGGAAA ACGTGTGCTGACCTGCAGACCTCCGGTGTATCCTGGGGACATGGGTATCTACCAGGATCGGATGCCCCTCTACATCAACTGCACTGAGGTCAACAACATCTACACCAATGGCAGTTACCAGCTGGTTTACCAGAACTGCACCCCTCTTTTCGTCCGGACCAAACAG CCTGACCCTGTACTCAAGAGGATTGATGGTTACTAA